Proteins encoded by one window of Komagataeibacter sucrofermentans DSM 15973:
- a CDS encoding sll0787 family AIR synthase-like protein codes for MMAHELTTLLRTLRHGRALAGKQDIAETVAILGRDTSDGIRLGDDCAAIPDGDGYLLLASEGFQDSFVRAMPWFAGYCGVMVNISDIAAMGGRPVAVVDALWSDTSEAAASILTGLHEGARTYGVPVVGGHTNMRSTHNSLSVAILGRARHLLTSFDARPGEVLIAAIDLRGRWHDPHPFWDASSALCHTEGAARLRGDLDLLPGIAEDGLSRAAKDISMAGLLGTALMLAECSGIGMTITLDDIPRPDDAPMERWLSAFPSYGYLLTARPEAAGAVMARFHGRGIAASVIGQCDSTQRLDVTWADEKETFWDLARMPLMGCTP; via the coding sequence ATGATGGCACACGAACTGACGACACTGCTGCGCACGCTTCGACACGGTCGGGCCCTTGCGGGCAAACAGGATATTGCCGAAACCGTCGCAATTCTTGGTCGTGATACAAGCGATGGTATCCGCCTTGGCGATGACTGTGCCGCCATACCGGATGGCGATGGCTATCTCCTGCTGGCCAGCGAGGGGTTTCAGGACAGCTTCGTGCGCGCCATGCCATGGTTTGCCGGGTATTGCGGCGTGATGGTCAATATCAGTGACATCGCGGCCATGGGCGGTCGCCCTGTGGCTGTGGTGGACGCGCTGTGGAGCGATACGTCCGAGGCGGCCGCGTCCATCCTGACCGGTCTGCATGAAGGTGCGCGCACCTATGGCGTGCCGGTTGTCGGCGGTCATACCAACATGCGCAGCACCCATAATTCGCTGTCGGTGGCGATCCTTGGCCGTGCCCGTCATCTGCTGACCAGTTTCGATGCCCGACCGGGCGAAGTCCTGATCGCCGCCATCGACCTGCGCGGCCGCTGGCACGACCCGCACCCGTTCTGGGATGCGAGTTCCGCACTGTGTCATACTGAGGGGGCGGCACGCCTTCGGGGTGATCTCGATCTCTTGCCCGGCATTGCCGAGGACGGGTTAAGCCGCGCCGCCAAGGACATCAGCATGGCCGGACTGCTGGGCACCGCCCTCATGCTGGCAGAATGTTCGGGTATCGGCATGACCATCACGCTCGATGACATTCCACGTCCCGACGATGCACCAATGGAACGCTGGCTGTCCGCATTCCCCAGCTATGGCTATCTGCTGACGGCCCGGCCCGAGGCGGCCGGGGCAGTCATGGCCCGCTTTCATGGGCGGGGCATAGCGGCTTCTGTCATCGGTCAGTGTGACAGCACGCAGCGGCTGGATGTCACATGGGCGGACGAGAAGGAAACCTTCTGGGATCTCGCCCGGATGCCTCTCATGGGGTGTACGCCATGA
- a CDS encoding MSMEG_0565 family glycosyltransferase, which produces MSLSIGILTHSTNPRGGVVHGMALAEALCDAGHDATLIAPDVTGAGFFRTPRCATNCIPAVPETDLPTLVERRIGEIRDALRRQHFDVLHAQDPISANALAELVEEGRIPGFARTVHHLDHFTHPVLAARQERGIRAATELFTVSTMWEDVLRNDHGREAPVVGNGVDPVRFSHVPTAHDAALRARYHLPADRHLILSVGGIERRKNTLHLLEAFVALRRERPDVHLVVAGGASLLDHSAYRTRFTTYLRESGAADHVTITGPVADEDMPAFYRQADVLAYPSVTEGFGLCPLEALACGTPVIVPAIAPFTEHFSATDALWCQPAHPDTLFMALRDALRVESRDHFRVSGPATARRFDWGHVVSRHLPAYRCLAARSRTDALASGVLSPCPK; this is translated from the coding sequence ATGAGCCTCTCCATCGGCATCCTGACCCATTCGACCAATCCGCGTGGCGGCGTGGTGCATGGCATGGCGCTGGCCGAAGCCCTGTGCGACGCAGGCCACGACGCCACGCTCATCGCGCCGGATGTAACCGGGGCCGGTTTCTTCCGCACGCCCCGCTGCGCCACAAACTGTATCCCGGCCGTGCCTGAGACCGACCTGCCAACGCTGGTGGAACGCCGCATTGGCGAGATCCGGGACGCCCTGCGTAGGCAGCATTTTGACGTGCTGCATGCGCAGGACCCGATCAGCGCCAATGCACTGGCCGAACTGGTGGAAGAGGGGCGGATACCGGGCTTTGCCCGCACGGTCCACCATCTTGACCATTTCACGCACCCGGTCCTTGCCGCGCGGCAGGAACGGGGGATCAGGGCGGCGACCGAACTGTTTACCGTCAGCACAATGTGGGAAGATGTCCTGCGCAACGACCATGGCCGCGAAGCCCCGGTCGTGGGCAACGGGGTTGATCCCGTGCGCTTTTCGCACGTCCCAACCGCGCATGATGCCGCGTTGCGGGCGCGGTATCATCTGCCTGCCGACCGTCACCTGATCCTGTCCGTGGGCGGGATCGAGCGGCGCAAGAACACGTTGCACCTGCTGGAAGCGTTTGTGGCCCTGCGCCGCGAACGGCCGGACGTGCATCTGGTTGTGGCGGGCGGGGCCTCGCTGCTGGATCATTCCGCCTACCGCACCCGGTTCACGACGTATCTGCGCGAAAGCGGTGCGGCCGATCATGTCACCATCACCGGGCCGGTTGCGGATGAGGACATGCCCGCCTTCTACCGGCAGGCGGACGTGCTGGCCTATCCATCCGTAACCGAAGGGTTCGGGCTGTGCCCGCTGGAAGCCCTGGCTTGTGGCACGCCGGTCATCGTGCCGGCAATCGCACCTTTCACGGAGCATTTTTCAGCAACGGATGCGCTGTGGTGCCAACCGGCGCACCCCGACACCTTGTTCATGGCGTTGCGCGACGCCCTGCGCGTCGAAAGCCGTGACCATTTCCGGGTCAGCGGCCCCGCAACGGCCCGCCGTTTCGACTGGGGCCATGTCGTCAGTCGGCACCTCCCCGCATATCGGTGTCTGGCAGCGCGGTCGCGCACCGATGCCCTTGCTTCAGGAGTTCTTTCACCATGCCCGAAATGA
- a CDS encoding MSMEG_0570 family nitrogen starvation response protein encodes MPEMTFRVRWPDGKETDCYSPSLVIRDHFTPGQDYPVRAFLEKTDTALTDASERVRARYGFPCSRALGQLQAIRQASAPFLNQSDAQVRVLSFSY; translated from the coding sequence ATGCCCGAAATGACCTTTCGTGTGCGCTGGCCCGATGGGAAGGAGACTGACTGTTACTCCCCCTCGCTGGTCATAAGGGACCACTTCACGCCCGGTCAGGATTATCCGGTCCGGGCGTTTCTTGAAAAGACGGACACCGCCCTGACGGACGCCAGCGAGCGGGTTCGCGCCCGCTACGGCTTCCCATGCAGCCGCGCCCTTGGCCAGCTTCAGGCCATAAGGCAGGCCAGTGCGCCTTTTCTGAACCAGTCCGACGCGCAGGTGCGCGTCCTGTCTTTCAGTTATTGA
- a CDS encoding MSMEG_0569 family flavin-dependent oxidoreductase, which yields MTQNEKSIPVIIVGGGQAGLSMSWYLCREKVEHIVFEAKTACHSWDDERWDNFCLVTPNWQCELPGHPYKGKDPHGFMVKQEIIDYVKGFVASFNPPLREHTAVTSITRHEGGGYRVVAGGETWHAKHVVIASGAYQDAVIPGYASAIDPAIHQVHSQDYRNAAQLPEGAVLVVGSGQSGAQIVEDLFLEKRKVHLCVGSAPRVSRFYRGRDVVDWLADMHFYDLTVDNHPLRDGARDKTNHYVTGRNGGHDLDLRLFAKKGVGLHGTLETIRDEVAHFAPDLKENLDDADKTNADIKKSIDAYIAREGITAPTEAPYVPVWEPDGSNTPLDLKAAGITSILWCIGFRPNYRWIDVPVFNGANKPVWHRGVTDAPGFYFLGLPWLHTWGSGRFSGVSRDAAWLASQITGKDVPVA from the coding sequence ATGACACAGAACGAGAAAAGCATCCCCGTCATCATCGTGGGCGGCGGACAGGCCGGGCTCTCCATGAGCTGGTATCTCTGCCGCGAGAAGGTGGAGCACATCGTCTTTGAGGCAAAGACGGCCTGCCATTCGTGGGATGATGAACGCTGGGACAATTTCTGCCTGGTCACACCGAACTGGCAGTGCGAACTTCCCGGTCATCCCTATAAGGGGAAAGACCCGCACGGCTTCATGGTGAAGCAGGAAATTATTGACTACGTGAAGGGCTTTGTCGCCTCCTTCAATCCGCCCCTGCGCGAGCACACTGCCGTTACCTCCATCACCCGCCATGAAGGTGGTGGCTACCGCGTGGTAGCAGGTGGTGAGACGTGGCACGCAAAGCATGTTGTCATCGCATCAGGCGCATATCAGGATGCGGTCATCCCCGGCTATGCCAGCGCGATCGATCCCGCCATCCATCAGGTTCACTCGCAGGATTACCGCAACGCGGCCCAGTTGCCGGAAGGGGCTGTGCTGGTCGTGGGTAGCGGCCAGTCCGGCGCGCAGATTGTCGAGGACCTGTTCCTTGAAAAACGCAAGGTCCATCTCTGTGTCGGTTCCGCCCCGCGCGTGTCGCGCTTCTACCGTGGCCGCGACGTTGTGGACTGGCTTGCGGACATGCACTTCTACGACCTTACGGTGGATAATCACCCTCTGCGTGACGGTGCACGCGACAAGACCAATCATTACGTCACGGGCCGAAATGGAGGCCATGATCTTGATCTGCGCCTCTTTGCAAAGAAGGGCGTTGGCCTGCATGGCACGCTGGAGACAATCCGCGATGAAGTGGCGCACTTCGCGCCGGATCTGAAGGAAAACCTTGATGATGCGGACAAGACCAATGCCGACATCAAGAAATCCATTGACGCCTACATCGCCCGTGAAGGGATCACGGCTCCGACCGAAGCCCCTTATGTGCCTGTGTGGGAGCCCGATGGCAGTAACACCCCGCTCGACCTGAAGGCTGCCGGGATCACTTCGATCCTCTGGTGCATCGGCTTCCGCCCGAACTATCGCTGGATCGACGTGCCGGTCTTCAACGGGGCCAACAAGCCGGTCTGGCATCGCGGCGTGACCGATGCGCCGGGCTTCTACTTCCTCGGCCTGCCATGGCTGCACACCTGGGGATCGGGACGGTTCTCCGGTGTTTCGCGTGATGCCGCGTGGCTGGCCAGCCAGATCACCGGCAAAGACGTGCCTGTAGCCTGA